The proteins below come from a single Gammaproteobacteria bacterium genomic window:
- a CDS encoding NUDIX hydrolase, producing MKYCSNCASEVEFIVPEGDNRPRHVCSACGAIHYQNPRIVAGCLPEWEDKILLCRRAIEPRYGLWTLPAGFMENGETTLQAACRETVEEANAHVTLKGLYTIFNLPHINQVYLIFRGALQDLEFGPGAESLDVRLFEEEVIPWDKIAFPVIRETLALYYRDRRTGDFSLRSGDIVRTNGDIRRYRITIHGD from the coding sequence ATGAAGTACTGCAGTAATTGCGCATCGGAAGTCGAATTCATCGTTCCAGAGGGTGACAACCGACCCCGTCACGTCTGTAGCGCATGCGGGGCCATCCACTATCAGAATCCCCGGATCGTGGCCGGTTGTCTCCCCGAGTGGGAAGATAAGATTCTTCTGTGCCGGCGCGCCATCGAGCCGCGCTACGGTCTGTGGACCTTGCCCGCGGGATTCATGGAGAACGGCGAGACAACCCTGCAGGCCGCCTGTCGCGAGACCGTAGAAGAGGCGAATGCGCACGTGACGCTCAAAGGGCTGTACACGATTTTCAATCTACCGCACATCAACCAGGTGTATCTGATCTTCCGGGGCGCGCTGCAGGATCTGGAGTTCGGTCCGGGTGCAGAGAGTCTGGACGTGAGACTGTTCGAGGAGGAGGTCATCCCCTGGGACAAGATCGCCTTCCCGGTAATCCGGGAAACCCTGGCACTGTACTACCGCGACAGGCGAACGGGCGATTTCTCCCTGCGATCTGGAGATATCGTGCGCACCAACGGAGACATCCGGCGTTACCGGATCACGATTCACGGGGATTGA